From a single Intestinibaculum porci genomic region:
- the rsmI gene encoding 16S rRNA (cytidine(1402)-2'-O)-methyltransferase, translated as MYRQKSFENDRATLYLVPTPIGNLSEMTSRALEVLHQVHYIAAEDTRNTVKLCNHFEISAKLISHHEHNLNVAIPKILSLLEEGEDVAIVSDAGYPAISDPGYEIVKEAIAKHYNVVPISGCNAALDALVVSGIAPQPFLFYGFLAHDNKTKKKELEKLKHQMVTIIFYEAPHRITKTLNLMLEILGDRQMSLCRELTKRHEEIIRGRISEILEIAGDLKGEMVLVVEGAKEETVEEVFETTIKEHVQQFVDEGMSAKDAIKEVAKIRKINKNKVYEEYHKG; from the coding sequence ATGTATAGACAAAAGAGTTTTGAAAATGATCGGGCAACGTTATATTTAGTGCCTACACCGATCGGTAACTTATCAGAAATGACATCGCGAGCTTTAGAGGTATTACATCAGGTACACTATATCGCAGCGGAAGATACCCGCAATACTGTCAAGCTCTGTAACCACTTTGAAATCAGTGCGAAGCTGATTTCTCATCACGAACATAACCTCAATGTGGCAATCCCAAAAATTCTCTCTTTATTAGAAGAAGGGGAAGATGTAGCCATTGTCAGTGATGCTGGTTATCCGGCGATCAGTGATCCGGGCTATGAGATTGTCAAAGAAGCCATTGCCAAGCATTACAATGTCGTACCTATCTCTGGCTGCAATGCGGCTTTGGATGCCTTAGTAGTATCAGGTATTGCCCCGCAGCCATTCCTGTTTTATGGCTTTTTAGCGCATGACAATAAAACCAAGAAAAAGGAATTAGAGAAGCTGAAACACCAGATGGTAACGATCATCTTCTATGAGGCACCTCATCGCATTACTAAGACTTTAAATCTGATGTTAGAGATCTTAGGGGATCGTCAAATGTCGTTATGCCGTGAATTAACGAAGCGTCATGAAGAAATCATTCGTGGCCGAATCAGTGAGATCTTAGAGATCGCTGGCGATTTAAAAGGCGAGATGGTTTTAGTTGTCGAAGGCGCTAAAGAAGAAACGGTTGAGGAAGTCTTTGAGACAACGATCAAAGAGCATGTTCAGCAGTTTGTCGATGAAGGTATGTCCGCCAAAGATGCCATTAAAGAAGTTGCTAAGATCAGAAAGATTAACAAGAATAAAGTGTATGAAGAGTATCATAAAGGGTGA